Proteins encoded by one window of Candidatus Omnitrophota bacterium:
- a CDS encoding ATP-dependent helicase, giving the protein GSGKTRTLTQRVAELVRSGTAQPEQCLTLTFTRRAAEEMRSRLQKLLPEECEQIPVCTFHGLAYRILQENYNAAGLPQGFEVVAEKDADHNGVLDYEELMRLALSVLEDSPDLCAQYRQRYAWVSIDEYQDIDESQYRLIRLLAPDKGNVCVIGDPDQAIYRFRGADVGFFLRFEEDYPGARKVFLSRNYRSGESIFTASRQMMAPGSLLEDRQVQAIIEDTGKVVLHCAKTDKAEAEFVVHRIEQLIGGTTFFSMDSGRSEGDTEREYSFADFAVLVRAKAQLDCLEEALERSGIPYQAPARDPWQDVDEWDPRADRVSLLTLHAAKGLEFPVVFITGCEEGLLPMSWGGKSSEEELAEERRLFFVGMTRAEDRLFLCHAKRRLWQGKIRERTISRFLQDIEERLLEHSLSAAPKRRSDNSQLNFFD; this is encoded by the coding sequence GGGATCGGGAAAAACCCGCACCCTGACACAGCGTGTGGCAGAGTTGGTCCGCAGCGGAACTGCCCAACCTGAGCAGTGCCTGACACTCACCTTTACACGGCGCGCTGCCGAAGAAATGCGCAGCCGCCTGCAAAAGCTCCTTCCTGAAGAATGCGAACAGATCCCGGTCTGCACTTTCCACGGATTAGCCTATCGCATCTTGCAGGAGAACTACAACGCTGCCGGCCTTCCTCAAGGCTTTGAGGTGGTCGCTGAAAAGGACGCGGATCATAACGGTGTGCTCGACTATGAAGAATTGATGCGCCTTGCGCTCAGCGTATTGGAAGACAGCCCGGACCTCTGCGCGCAATACAGACAACGCTATGCCTGGGTTTCCATTGATGAGTACCAGGATATTGATGAGAGCCAGTACCGGCTTATCCGCTTGCTCGCACCGGACAAAGGCAATGTTTGCGTGATCGGAGACCCCGACCAGGCGATCTATCGCTTTCGCGGCGCGGATGTGGGATTCTTTCTGCGATTTGAGGAAGACTATCCAGGCGCCCGGAAGGTTTTTCTCTCGCGCAATTACCGCAGCGGCGAATCCATTTTCACCGCCTCCCGCCAAATGATGGCCCCGGGTTCCCTCCTGGAGGACCGGCAGGTGCAGGCGATCATCGAGGACACCGGCAAAGTCGTCCTGCATTGCGCCAAAACCGACAAAGCCGAGGCCGAGTTTGTGGTGCACCGCATCGAACAACTGATCGGCGGCACAACCTTCTTTTCCATGGACAGCGGCCGCAGTGAGGGAGACACCGAGCGCGAATATTCCTTTGCAGACTTTGCGGTGCTTGTGCGTGCCAAGGCTCAGCTTGATTGTCTGGAAGAGGCTTTGGAGAGATCAGGCATTCCCTATCAGGCCCCGGCCCGCGATCCCTGGCAGGATGTGGACGAATGGGACCCGCGCGCCGACCGCGTCTCACTGCTCACCCTGCACGCAGCCAAGGGTCTCGAGTTTCCTGTGGTCTTCATTACCGGTTGTGAAGAAGGCCTGCTGCCGATGAGTTGGGGTGGCAAGAGTTCCGAAGAGGAATTGGCAGAGGAACGCCGTTTGTTCTTTGTGGGGATGACCCGCGCAGAGGACCGGCTCTTTCTCTGCCACGCCAAGCGCCGGCTCTGGCAGGGAAAGATCCGGGAGCGCACTATCTCACGCTTCCTTCAGGATATAGAAGAACGCCTCTTGGAACACAGCTTGAGTGCCGCTCCTAAGAGGCGTTCGGATAATTCGCAACTAAATTTTTTTGACTAG
- a CDS encoding HIT family protein encodes MPSIFTRIIRGEIPCHTILEDDRYFSFLDIRPVKTGHTLVIPKQEVDYLFDLDEELLSGLMVFAKRVAVALKTVVPCKRVGLMVAGLEVPHAHVHLIPMNAIPDLSFANAREASQDELAQLAEKIRARL; translated from the coding sequence ATGCCAAGTATCTTCACTCGAATCATCCGGGGAGAAATCCCCTGCCACACAATTCTGGAGGACGACCGGTATTTTTCCTTCTTAGATATCCGGCCGGTCAAAACAGGACATACCTTGGTCATCCCCAAACAGGAAGTGGATTATCTTTTTGATTTGGACGAGGAACTGTTGAGCGGACTCATGGTTTTTGCAAAGCGAGTGGCCGTGGCCCTCAAAACAGTCGTGCCCTGCAAACGCGTAGGGCTGATGGTCGCGGGCTTGGAAGTCCCGCACGCTCACGTACACCTCATCCCCATGAATGCAATACCGGATCTCAGTTTTGCCAATGCCCGGGAGGCCTCCCAAGACGAGCTTGCCCAGCTCGCTGAAAAGATACGGGCCCGTCTTTAA
- the hemB gene encoding porphobilinogen synthase, whose amino-acid sequence MNPLPIRPRRNRRTAAIRALLRETALQPCDLVLPLFVQEGKQRSTPIPSLPGCARLSPDLILRAATEAFELGVLAVALFPVLAESLKDKTATESKNPKGLLPRTIKLLKQDLPELSVIGDVAMDPYSIDGHDGLVEDNKILNDPTLEILGDMALNQAAAGADWLAPSDMMDGRVGHLRRVLDENGFEEVGILSYAAKYASSLYGPFREALDSAPRTGDKKTYQMDPANVREALREVRLDVAEGADIVMIKPALPYLDVIARVKAVVDVPVAAYHVSGEYSMVMAAAEKGWLDGDAVMAEMLLAIKRAGADLIFSYYATEMARSLSTSEQR is encoded by the coding sequence ATGAACCCCCTTCCCATTCGTCCCAGAAGGAACCGGCGCACCGCTGCGATTCGCGCCCTGTTACGCGAAACCGCGCTGCAACCCTGCGACCTGGTTTTGCCTCTGTTCGTGCAGGAAGGAAAACAGCGCAGCACACCTATCCCGTCTCTTCCCGGATGTGCAAGGCTAAGTCCCGACCTGATTCTGCGGGCTGCGACCGAGGCCTTCGAGCTCGGCGTCCTGGCTGTGGCCCTTTTCCCCGTGCTCGCCGAATCCCTCAAGGACAAGACCGCCACGGAATCCAAGAACCCAAAGGGATTATTACCTCGGACAATCAAACTTCTGAAGCAGGACTTGCCGGAGCTCAGCGTCATTGGGGATGTGGCCATGGATCCCTATTCCATTGACGGCCACGACGGCTTAGTGGAAGACAACAAAATCCTCAACGACCCAACTCTGGAGATCCTGGGAGACATGGCTTTGAATCAAGCTGCGGCCGGCGCCGATTGGCTGGCGCCCTCAGACATGATGGACGGCCGCGTCGGACACCTGCGACGCGTCCTGGACGAGAACGGTTTTGAGGAAGTCGGTATTCTCTCCTATGCAGCCAAATACGCGTCCTCTTTATACGGCCCTTTTCGGGAGGCCCTGGACTCTGCCCCGCGCACGGGCGACAAAAAGACTTATCAAATGGATCCTGCCAATGTGCGCGAAGCTCTTCGCGAAGTCAGGCTGGATGTGGCCGAAGGCGCCGATATTGTGATGATTAAACCCGCGCTTCCCTATTTAGACGTTATAGCCAGAGTCAAGGCCGTGGTTGACGTTCCCGTGGCAGCCTATCACGTGAGCGGGGAATACAGCATGGTTATGGCTGCGGCAGAAAAAGGCTGGCTGGACGGGGATGCGGTCATGGCCGAGATGTTACTGGCTATCAAGCGGGCGGGGGCGGATTTAATCTTTAGCTACTACGCCACAGAGATGGCAAGATCCCTCTCCACATCCGAACAACGCTGA
- a CDS encoding Trm112 family protein: MDKELLNILCCPTTKVPVKPISEDQVQKLNEIISRHALQYVDGRPVEGTVQEGLITEDGRTIYLISDGIPVMLPELGIAADQLQD, translated from the coding sequence ATTGACAAAGAATTGCTGAATATTTTGTGTTGCCCCACCACCAAGGTCCCGGTTAAGCCTATTTCCGAGGATCAGGTGCAAAAACTCAACGAAATCATCAGCCGCCATGCGCTTCAATATGTAGACGGAAGACCGGTCGAGGGAACTGTCCAAGAGGGCCTCATCACCGAAGACGGAAGGACCATCTATCTGATTAGCGACGGCATCCCGGTCATGCTTCCCGAGCTCGGGATCGCCGCGGATCAGTTGCAGGACTAA
- the rpmG gene encoding 50S ribosomal protein L33 gives MAKAVKRIVIRLKSTESPHYYSTRKNKTNTPDRIEIKKYDPVVRRHVLYKEAK, from the coding sequence ATGGCCAAGGCAGTAAAACGCATCGTTATCCGGTTGAAGAGCACTGAGAGCCCGCATTACTACTCTACCCGGAAGAACAAGACCAACACGCCGGACCGGATCGAGATCAAGAAGTACGATCCCGTGGTCAGACGGCACGTCCTCTACAAAGAAGCCAAGTGA
- a CDS encoding carbon-nitrogen hydrolase family protein: MIQDVRPVQVAVVQMNSTPDVEANLGVAEALVREAARQDAELIVLPEGFACMSPDKEKTGVAESLEENGPILSFCSDLARAVGSELVLAGFPERGSVSGKTRNACVHLNREGQILSVYRKIHLFDIQLDDGTSSRESEHTEAGEDVVVSPAPFGGLGLSICYDLRFPELYRRLVDKGAVAFAVPAAFLMTTGKHHWHVLLRARAIESQSYVLAAAQTGHHFGTRESYGHALIADPWGSVLAECAEGEGVAVATVDPEVVSGIRRQLPSLQHRKL; this comes from the coding sequence GTGATTCAAGACGTCCGTCCGGTTCAGGTTGCTGTTGTGCAAATGAATTCCACGCCAGATGTGGAAGCCAACCTCGGTGTGGCGGAAGCGCTTGTGCGGGAAGCCGCGCGACAGGACGCGGAACTCATTGTCCTGCCCGAGGGTTTTGCCTGTATGTCTCCGGACAAGGAGAAGACAGGGGTTGCAGAGTCGCTGGAGGAGAACGGGCCGATACTCTCCTTTTGTTCTGATCTTGCGCGGGCGGTGGGGAGTGAATTGGTCTTGGCAGGCTTTCCGGAGAGAGGGTCTGTTTCAGGCAAAACGCGGAATGCTTGTGTGCATCTGAATCGTGAGGGTCAGATTCTCAGCGTGTATCGCAAAATCCATCTCTTTGATATTCAATTGGATGACGGAACCAGCTCCAGGGAATCCGAACACACCGAAGCCGGAGAAGACGTGGTGGTGAGTCCGGCTCCTTTCGGCGGGTTGGGGCTCTCGATCTGTTATGATTTGAGATTCCCTGAACTCTACAGGCGGTTGGTGGATAAGGGGGCAGTGGCCTTTGCCGTTCCTGCGGCTTTCCTCATGACTACGGGGAAACATCACTGGCACGTTCTGCTGCGGGCCAGGGCCATTGAGTCCCAGTCCTATGTTCTGGCTGCGGCGCAGACAGGCCATCATTTTGGGACACGGGAATCTTACGGCCATGCGCTGATTGCCGATCCTTGGGGCAGTGTATTGGCTGAATGCGCGGAGGGGGAAGGGGTGGCTGTGGCGACAGTGGATCCCGAGGTGGTTTCCGGTATTCGGCGACAGCTCCCCAGTCTTCAGCATCGGAAACTGTAA
- a CDS encoding metallophosphoesterase, whose protein sequence is MRTIIFGDIHGCYEEWQELLGKVGASDEDTLISVGDLVCKGPYTKKVLDLAMSLPNLKVVMGNHDLSLLKRWQNRQLDSLTTEYQQDAVRDMGAGLDNYMNFIAGWPYYIEHPDYLVVHAGLRPGIPVHEQCADDLVRLRTVEPEGEPWWEFYTDPKLVVHGHWAAQGLVVRENVIGLDSGCVYGKRLSAVILPERQIVSVPARRAYQPII, encoded by the coding sequence TTGCGCACTATTATCTTTGGCGACATTCACGGGTGCTACGAAGAGTGGCAGGAGTTGCTCGGGAAGGTCGGGGCCTCGGATGAGGATACCTTGATCTCAGTCGGGGATTTGGTTTGTAAGGGGCCTTATACTAAGAAGGTCCTGGACCTAGCTATGAGTTTGCCGAATTTAAAGGTCGTGATGGGAAATCACGACCTTTCTCTTTTGAAGCGCTGGCAAAATAGGCAGCTGGATTCCCTGACTACCGAGTACCAGCAGGATGCGGTGCGGGATATGGGTGCTGGGCTGGACAATTACATGAACTTTATTGCCGGCTGGCCCTATTACATTGAGCATCCCGATTATCTTGTGGTGCATGCGGGTTTGAGGCCGGGGATTCCTGTGCACGAGCAGTGTGCAGACGATCTCGTCCGGTTGCGTACGGTGGAACCTGAGGGCGAGCCCTGGTGGGAATTCTACACGGATCCGAAGCTGGTTGTGCACGGACATTGGGCGGCCCAGGGCCTGGTGGTGCGTGAGAATGTCATTGGACTGGATTCCGGTTGTGTTTACGGCAAAAGGCTCTCCGCAGTGATCCTCCCTGAGCGGCAGATTGTGAGTGTCCCCGCCCGCCGCGCCTACCAACCCATCATCTAA
- a CDS encoding acyloxyacyl hydrolase: MSGLPITMAGMNRVGLLIFVAVVFSSTFAGLCWSAENEPAELGVRVGAGEASESKEFHLYEVQGSIPLPWALEWPDSQGLLGVRANAALGMMRTGGDSGVYVYLGPALRFGRQKWWVEAGTAPTVIAEDRIGGEDLGGPFQITSHLGVGYRFTDRWSTGFRIQHMSNADIYTRNPGLDYGTLEVNYRY, from the coding sequence ATGAGCGGCCTTCCCATTACAATGGCCGGTATGAATCGTGTCGGGTTATTGATCTTTGTTGCAGTTGTCTTTTCTTCAACCTTTGCAGGGTTATGCTGGTCTGCTGAGAACGAACCGGCGGAACTGGGAGTTCGGGTCGGGGCAGGGGAGGCCAGCGAGTCAAAAGAGTTTCATCTGTACGAAGTGCAGGGAAGCATTCCGTTGCCCTGGGCCCTGGAGTGGCCTGATTCCCAAGGATTGCTGGGAGTGCGGGCAAATGCTGCGCTGGGAATGATGCGCACCGGCGGGGACAGCGGGGTTTATGTTTATTTGGGGCCCGCCTTAAGGTTTGGCCGGCAAAAGTGGTGGGTTGAGGCGGGGACTGCCCCCACTGTTATTGCCGAGGACCGCATTGGCGGAGAAGACCTCGGGGGTCCCTTTCAAATTACAAGCCATTTGGGTGTGGGGTACCGGTTTACAGATAGGTGGAGTACCGGATTCCGGATCCAACACATGTCCAATGCCGATATCTACACGAGAAATCCCGGGTTGGACTACGGCACGCTGGAAGTGAATTACCGTTACTAG
- a CDS encoding alkaline phosphatase, with translation MWFSRVKWFLQKKATEVRLRLRPFLSLVCLFLLIGSSSVCAQEAVSDTSSTSGHNVILIVGDGMGPAFVTAARVDSEGASGTLALDSLPRTALVRTYARDYIVTDSAAAATAMSCGEKTAVGILGMRADARERKGAGRDLENLTEWGARWGISVGVVTNTSVTNATPAAFYAHHTNREAEYEIAQQASKSSLVLLMGGGEQYFRRGVDLAGWTVFRSQPDLIKHKPWEVARVLGIFAEEHLPFELLETDREGAPTLLQMSAWALEFMEAKRRPYLLVIEGGRIDHAAHGNRAVAAIQEVLALDSVVNHVIGRVDESRTMVLVCADHETGGFALNGYPTHAEGIRGEAQWPGGVPVMSFATGPGVRPRMEDDTRPSVSQMGSALHTGTDIVLYAWGAGSGEVHGTLENTDIYRFIKTHLKKNVEGLE, from the coding sequence ATGTGGTTTTCAAGGGTAAAGTGGTTCTTACAGAAGAAAGCTACTGAGGTCCGTTTGAGGCTTCGTCCCTTCCTCTCCCTGGTTTGTCTTTTTCTCCTCATCGGAAGCAGCAGTGTGTGTGCCCAGGAAGCTGTTTCCGACACCTCCAGCACCTCCGGCCATAACGTGATCCTTATTGTGGGCGACGGCATGGGACCTGCATTTGTGACAGCCGCGCGCGTTGATTCTGAGGGAGCTTCCGGAACCCTGGCTTTGGACAGCCTGCCTCGCACGGCTTTGGTTCGCACCTATGCCCGGGACTATATCGTTACCGATTCCGCAGCGGCAGCAACGGCCATGTCCTGCGGGGAAAAGACCGCTGTCGGTATTCTGGGGATGAGAGCGGATGCTCGCGAACGCAAAGGCGCTGGGAGGGATCTGGAGAATCTTACGGAGTGGGGTGCGCGCTGGGGGATATCCGTGGGCGTGGTAACCAATACCAGCGTGACGAATGCCACTCCGGCGGCTTTCTATGCGCACCATACGAATCGCGAGGCCGAGTATGAGATCGCTCAGCAGGCATCGAAGAGTTCGTTGGTTCTGCTAATGGGCGGAGGGGAGCAGTATTTCCGCCGGGGGGTCGATCTGGCGGGCTGGACTGTCTTTAGAAGCCAACCGGATCTGATAAAGCACAAGCCATGGGAGGTTGCGCGGGTGCTGGGAATTTTTGCGGAAGAGCATCTGCCCTTTGAACTCCTGGAAACGGATAGGGAGGGGGCGCCCACCTTGTTGCAGATGAGCGCCTGGGCTCTGGAGTTTATGGAGGCGAAGAGGCGTCCGTATTTGCTGGTAATTGAGGGCGGCCGCATTGATCACGCTGCGCATGGGAATCGCGCGGTTGCGGCAATTCAGGAGGTGCTGGCCCTGGACTCTGTCGTCAATCATGTGATCGGCCGTGTGGATGAGAGTCGAACGATGGTTTTGGTTTGCGCGGATCATGAGACCGGCGGCTTTGCCCTGAATGGGTATCCCACCCACGCGGAGGGGATTCGCGGGGAAGCCCAATGGCCCGGCGGAGTTCCGGTGATGAGTTTCGCGACCGGGCCCGGAGTTAGGCCGCGCATGGAGGACGACACCCGTCCCTCTGTTTCCCAGATGGGCTCGGCTTTGCACACGGGCACGGATATTGTGCTTTATGCTTGGGGTGCGGGTTCCGGGGAAGTCCACGGTACGCTTGAAAACACCGATATCTACCGCTTCATCAAAACCCACCTAAAAAAGAACGTTGAGGGGCTGGAGTGA
- the elbB gene encoding isoprenoid biosynthesis glyoxalase ElbB produces MSATNPRFAVILSGCGFMDGSEIQESVLTLLAIRKAGASYQCFAPDSPQHHVSNHLTQEMVQEERNVLVESARIARGQILPLSEYNAAAFDALVLPGGFGAAANLSDFIDNGDRCSVQADVENAVKATHAAGKPIGALCIAPVVLGRLLPGVELTIGNDAAVNAALRNMGASPVDAGPTDIVIDAEQKVVTSPCYMYDSSIDQIAEGAERAVGALIKLLKKAQVST; encoded by the coding sequence ATGAGTGCGACGAATCCGAGATTTGCAGTAATCCTTTCAGGATGCGGATTTATGGATGGATCCGAAATCCAGGAATCGGTGCTGACCCTGTTGGCCATCCGTAAAGCAGGAGCCAGCTACCAGTGCTTTGCCCCGGACAGTCCGCAGCACCATGTGAGCAATCACCTGACCCAGGAAATGGTTCAGGAAGAGCGCAATGTGCTTGTTGAGTCCGCCCGTATTGCGCGCGGTCAAATTCTGCCCCTTTCCGAATACAATGCCGCAGCCTTCGATGCCTTGGTCCTGCCCGGCGGCTTTGGGGCGGCAGCCAATCTTTCGGACTTTATCGATAATGGGGATCGATGCTCGGTCCAGGCCGATGTTGAAAATGCTGTGAAGGCCACTCATGCTGCCGGGAAGCCCATTGGCGCGCTCTGTATTGCGCCCGTAGTGTTGGGAAGACTCCTTCCCGGAGTGGAACTCACCATAGGCAATGACGCCGCAGTCAATGCCGCCCTCAGGAACATGGGGGCCAGTCCAGTGGATGCCGGGCCTACGGATATCGTGATTGACGCCGAACAGAAGGTTGTCACCTCACCTTGCTACATGTATGACTCCAGTATTGATCAGATCGCCGAAGGCGCCGAAAGGGCAGTGGGCGCGCTCATAAAACTTCTCAAGAAAGCACAGGTAAGCACTTAA
- the ileS gene encoding isoleucine--tRNA ligase has product MGQDPEKKKYRVNLPKTSFPMKASLAVREPQRYKQWEEEGLEKRLWEQVRTRDKRFILHDGPPYANGHIHIGHALNKTMKDMIVKFRTMQGYCTTYVPGWDCHGLPIEAALLKEQGKQKDQVDQNEFRKQARAYAGKYVKLQKAEFQRLGIFGTWEDPYLTMNPQYQASIAGAFYELYNKGYVYRGEKPVFWSIGAETALAEAELEYQDKVSQAIYVSFPVPIAGLDTALLQEWGVSAGTPVSYLIWTTTPWTLPANVGVALNEHLEYGVYWVNNKQIFICAAVLAGRLKEKFGIESIERRAVYTGSEIVRRVPEYQHPFCPRKGRAILADYVSGEDGTGIVHIAPGHGEEDYFHGHLQNGLPILSPVDHKGRFTEDPGEDLKIQGVGVFEANPVIVRHLESKGYLHAVEQHSHSYPFCWRTKTPVIVRSTPQWFLKVDHENLRERILNIIEDSSQTEWFPDWGKNRIMGMMETRPDWCLSRQRLWGVPVPVAKHKTSGEVYCPPEFQQRVLEVFQKESADAWFKQPKEYFFPEGAEGLDDFELETDILDVWFDSGVSHQAVLEQGHALGFPTELYLEGSDQHRGWFQTSMITAVALRGMAPFKQVLTHGFVMDGEGRKMSKSMGNVVSPLDVMKESGADILRLWVSSCDTNNDVRVGPEILARMSEAYRKIRNTFRYLLGNINDFDPKVHSVPFDQMDEVDRWILSRLSQVAGEVVNCYNEYRFHRIYQLIYDFCISDLSSFYLDVLKDRLYCDHPDSPQRRSTQSALFRVAKSLCLLTAPILVYTSDEVWRTFDPGTSVHEALWDESLWGDCDTEAIERWATIRVVRRVSDLAVEKMRATEDVGSPLDCEVFVRSSDPELQEFLQANSEALKLGLIVSGVGFGEAECGAEMSEEDLTVRIRRASGRKCARCWKYTPEVGTLDNPELCQRCSDVERDLAISVA; this is encoded by the coding sequence ATGGGTCAAGATCCGGAAAAGAAGAAATACAGAGTGAATTTGCCCAAGACTTCGTTTCCCATGAAGGCTTCTCTTGCCGTGCGCGAGCCTCAGCGATACAAGCAGTGGGAAGAGGAGGGTTTGGAAAAGCGGCTTTGGGAGCAAGTCCGTACCCGCGACAAACGCTTTATCCTGCACGACGGCCCGCCTTACGCAAACGGCCATATCCATATCGGCCATGCCTTGAATAAGACGATGAAGGACATGATCGTCAAGTTCCGGACCATGCAAGGTTATTGCACTACTTATGTGCCGGGTTGGGATTGCCACGGCCTGCCTATTGAGGCAGCGCTTCTCAAAGAGCAGGGCAAGCAAAAGGACCAGGTTGACCAAAATGAATTCCGGAAGCAGGCGCGGGCCTACGCGGGCAAATATGTCAAATTGCAGAAGGCGGAATTCCAGCGTTTGGGGATCTTCGGGACTTGGGAGGATCCGTATCTCACGATGAATCCGCAATACCAGGCCTCCATTGCCGGGGCTTTTTATGAGCTCTACAACAAAGGCTACGTGTATCGCGGAGAAAAGCCGGTGTTTTGGTCCATTGGTGCGGAAACCGCATTGGCCGAAGCGGAGCTCGAATACCAAGACAAGGTCTCGCAGGCGATCTATGTGAGTTTTCCTGTGCCCATTGCCGGACTCGACACCGCTCTTTTGCAGGAGTGGGGTGTTTCAGCCGGGACTCCGGTCTCTTACTTGATCTGGACCACCACCCCGTGGACTTTGCCGGCCAATGTGGGGGTGGCACTGAACGAGCATTTGGAGTACGGCGTGTATTGGGTCAATAACAAACAGATCTTTATCTGCGCCGCAGTTTTAGCCGGGCGCCTTAAGGAGAAATTCGGGATCGAATCCATTGAGCGCCGTGCTGTTTATACCGGCTCTGAAATAGTGCGGCGGGTTCCGGAATACCAGCACCCTTTTTGCCCGCGCAAAGGGCGCGCGATTCTGGCGGACTATGTGTCCGGTGAGGACGGAACCGGTATTGTGCACATTGCCCCGGGCCACGGAGAGGAAGATTATTTCCATGGCCATCTTCAAAACGGTTTGCCCATTCTTTCCCCGGTCGATCACAAGGGGCGCTTCACGGAGGACCCGGGCGAGGATCTCAAGATTCAGGGTGTCGGAGTCTTTGAGGCTAACCCGGTCATCGTCCGGCACCTGGAATCCAAGGGGTATTTGCACGCGGTTGAGCAGCATTCGCACTCGTACCCCTTTTGCTGGCGCACCAAGACTCCGGTGATTGTGCGCTCCACGCCACAATGGTTTCTCAAGGTGGACCACGAGAACTTGCGCGAGCGCATCCTTAATATCATTGAGGATTCCTCGCAGACTGAGTGGTTCCCGGATTGGGGGAAGAACCGGATTATGGGCATGATGGAGACGCGGCCTGATTGGTGTCTATCGCGCCAGCGCCTCTGGGGGGTGCCGGTTCCCGTGGCCAAGCACAAAACCAGCGGCGAGGTGTATTGCCCTCCCGAGTTCCAACAGCGCGTTTTGGAAGTCTTCCAAAAGGAAAGTGCGGACGCTTGGTTCAAACAGCCTAAGGAATATTTTTTCCCTGAGGGAGCCGAGGGCCTGGACGACTTTGAACTGGAAACGGACATTCTGGATGTGTGGTTTGATTCCGGTGTGAGTCATCAGGCGGTTTTGGAACAGGGCCATGCGCTGGGTTTTCCGACCGAGCTCTATTTGGAGGGCTCGGACCAGCACCGGGGTTGGTTCCAGACCTCAATGATTACTGCGGTGGCTTTGCGCGGGATGGCGCCCTTTAAACAGGTGCTCACGCACGGATTTGTCATGGACGGCGAAGGCCGGAAGATGTCCAAGAGTATGGGCAATGTAGTGAGTCCGCTGGACGTGATGAAAGAGTCCGGCGCCGATATCCTGCGCCTTTGGGTCTCTTCTTGCGATACCAACAATGATGTGCGTGTCGGCCCGGAAATCCTTGCGCGTATGTCGGAGGCCTACCGGAAGATTCGCAACACCTTCCGCTATCTCTTGGGAAATATCAATGATTTTGATCCCAAGGTGCACAGCGTGCCTTTTGATCAAATGGATGAAGTGGACCGTTGGATTCTCAGTCGACTCAGCCAGGTGGCGGGCGAAGTCGTCAATTGCTATAACGAATACCGTTTTCACCGGATCTACCAGCTCATCTATGATTTTTGTATTTCGGATCTGAGTTCTTTTTATCTGGATGTGCTCAAGGACCGGCTTTACTGTGACCATCCGGACAGCCCTCAGCGAAGATCCACTCAGAGCGCGCTTTTCCGCGTAGCCAAGTCACTCTGCCTGCTGACTGCTCCGATCTTGGTATATACCTCGGACGAGGTCTGGCGCACCTTTGATCCGGGCACCAGTGTGCACGAGGCCCTCTGGGATGAGAGTTTGTGGGGCGATTGTGACACAGAGGCTATAGAGCGTTGGGCCACCATCCGCGTGGTGCGCAGGGTCTCCGACTTGGCTGTGGAAAAAATGCGCGCAACGGAAGATGTGGGCAGCCCCTTGGATTGCGAAGTGTTCGTGCGGTCTTCCGACCCGGAACTTCAGGAGTTTCTGCAAGCAAACTCAGAGGCTCTCAAGCTGGGCTTGATTGTCTCGGGTGTGGGCTTTGGAGAGGCTGAATGCGGCGCTGAAATGAGTGAAGAAGATCTAACAGTGCGTATTCGCCGCGCCTCTGGTCGAAAATGTGCGCGCTGTTGGAAATACACTCCTGAAGTGGGGACCCTGGATAATCCAGAGCTTTGTCAGCGTTGTTCGGATGTGGAGAGGGATCTTGCCATCTCTGTGGCGTAG